In a single window of the Hypanus sabinus isolate sHypSab1 chromosome 15, sHypSab1.hap1, whole genome shotgun sequence genome:
- the LOC132405502 gene encoding thymosin beta-11-like isoform X2, whose amino-acid sequence MSDKPNLCEIIQFDKKKLKKIETKEKNPLPTKETIEEEKRQESAS is encoded by the exons ATGTCAGACAAACCAAATCTATGTGAAATCATACAATTTGACAAGAAAAAACTGAAGAAGATAGAAACCAAAGAAAAAAACCCTTTGCCAACAAAAGAGA CAATTGAAGAGGAAAAAAGGCAAGAATCAGCTTCATGA